The following are encoded in a window of Bacillus sp. SORGH_AS_0510 genomic DNA:
- a CDS encoding O-methyltransferase yields the protein MLDEKLHSYIEGLIPERNPLLAEMESFAREHNVPIMELEGIETMLQLLRIQGTKKILEVGTAIGYSAMRMAEALPEAHIVTIERDDERAQLAVEFIKRSSFGSRITLIKGDALEVEEQISGHASFDAIFIDAAKGQYKRFFEMYSNYLNPDGMIITDNVLFKGLVAETAIESKRIRNLVKKIDDFNNWLMNHPDYVSVILPVGDGVAISKRRGDSK from the coding sequence TTGTTAGATGAGAAGCTGCATTCATATATTGAAGGTCTTATACCAGAGCGTAACCCGTTGTTAGCTGAAATGGAATCCTTTGCTCGTGAACATAATGTTCCCATCATGGAGCTTGAGGGAATTGAAACCATGCTACAATTACTTCGAATTCAAGGCACAAAAAAAATTCTTGAGGTAGGGACAGCAATTGGATATTCAGCCATGAGAATGGCAGAAGCACTTCCTGAAGCTCATATTGTGACGATTGAGCGAGATGATGAAAGAGCTCAATTAGCAGTCGAATTTATAAAGCGTTCATCCTTCGGAAGTCGGATTACCTTAATAAAAGGCGATGCTTTGGAGGTTGAAGAACAGATTAGTGGACATGCTTCATTTGATGCGATTTTTATCGATGCAGCAAAAGGGCAATACAAAAGGTTTTTTGAAATGTATTCAAACTATCTTAATCCTGATGGAATGATTATTACAGATAATGTCTTGTTTAAGGGATTGGTAGCTGAGACAGCAATTGAGTCAAAAAGGATCAGAAATCTTGTGAAAAAGATTGACGATTTTAACAACTGGTTAATGAACCATCCAGATTATGTTTCCGTTATTCTTCCTGTGGGAGACGGGGTTGCCATTAGCAAAAGAAGAGGTGATAGCAAATGA
- a CDS encoding U32 family peptidase, whose amino-acid sequence MNTVKDKISEIIDGKRVIVKKPELLAPAGNLEKLKIAVQYGADAVFIGGQEYGLRSNADNFTFEEMKEGVEFAKRFGAKIYVTTNIFAHNENIDGLEEYILSLKETGIAGIIVADPLIIETCQRLAPEIEIHISTQQSLSNWKAAQFWKEAGAERVVLAREVGAEEIREMKEKVDVEIETFIHGAMCIAYSGRCTLSNHMTARDSNRGGCCQSCRWDYDLYQLEGSNQEAPLFEEGDAPFAMSPKDLNLIQAIPQMIELGIDSLKIEGRMKSIHYIATVVSVYRKVIDAYCADPENFVIKREWLEELDKCANRETAPAFFEGVPGYKEQMFGNHSKKTKFDFVGLVLDYNADTQIVTLQQRNHFKPGDEVEFFGPEIQNFTHVIEKIWDEKGNELDAARHPLQIVQFKLDKPVYPNNMMRKEN is encoded by the coding sequence GTGAATACAGTTAAAGATAAGATTTCTGAAATTATCGATGGAAAACGTGTCATTGTGAAGAAGCCAGAACTCCTAGCTCCTGCCGGAAATCTTGAAAAATTAAAGATTGCCGTACAATATGGTGCCGATGCGGTATTTATCGGAGGTCAAGAGTATGGTCTTCGTTCTAACGCTGATAACTTTACCTTTGAAGAAATGAAGGAAGGCGTTGAGTTCGCTAAGCGTTTTGGTGCTAAAATTTATGTTACAACTAACATTTTTGCACATAACGAAAATATTGATGGTTTAGAGGAATATATTCTAAGCTTAAAAGAGACAGGAATTGCAGGGATAATTGTTGCAGACCCGCTTATTATTGAAACGTGTCAGCGTCTTGCTCCTGAAATTGAGATTCATATAAGCACACAGCAGTCACTTTCAAACTGGAAAGCTGCACAGTTTTGGAAAGAGGCTGGAGCAGAACGTGTGGTTTTAGCGCGTGAGGTAGGCGCTGAGGAAATTAGAGAAATGAAGGAAAAGGTCGATGTTGAAATTGAAACCTTTATCCATGGTGCTATGTGTATTGCTTATTCCGGTCGTTGTACCTTAAGTAATCATATGACTGCTAGAGATTCAAATCGTGGTGGTTGCTGTCAATCATGTCGCTGGGATTATGACCTTTATCAGTTAGAGGGAAGTAATCAGGAAGCACCTCTTTTTGAGGAAGGCGATGCTCCATTTGCCATGAGCCCGAAGGATTTAAACTTAATTCAAGCGATTCCACAAATGATCGAGCTAGGTATTGATAGCTTGAAAATTGAAGGCCGTATGAAATCTATTCACTACATTGCAACAGTAGTTAGTGTTTATCGAAAAGTGATTGATGCTTACTGTGCGGACCCTGAGAACTTTGTTATTAAGAGAGAATGGCTTGAGGAACTGGACAAATGTGCGAACCGTGAAACAGCACCTGCGTTTTTTGAAGGTGTTCCAGGGTATAAAGAGCAAATGTTTGGTAATCATAGCAAGAAGACAAAGTTTGATTTTGTGGGTCTAGTGTTAGATTATAATGCAGATACACAAATCGTTACATTGCAACAAAGAAATCACTTTAAACCAGGGGATGAAGTAGAGTTCTTCGGACCCGAAATTCAAAATTTTACTCATGTTATTGAAAAAATTTGGGATGAAAAAGGGAATGAATTGGATGCTGCTAGACATCCGCTTCAAATTGTACAATTTAAATTGGACAAACCGGTATACCCTAACAACATGATGCGAAAGGAGAACTAG
- a CDS encoding peptidase U32 family protein — protein MKKPELLVTPLTVNDILPLAEAGADAFVVGEQRYGLRLAGEFNREDVKKAIELAHSKGKKVYVAMNSILHNEKIDELSEYIKFVADANADAIIFGDPAVLMTVKEVAPDMKLHWGTETTGTNWYTCNYWGRKGAKRAILAREINMDAIVETKENAEVEIEVQVHGMSCMFQSKRSLLGNYYEYQGKVMEIENRKMEKNMFLHDKERGNKYPIFEDENGTHIMSPNDICIIDELQEMIEAGVDSFKIDGILKSPEYIHAVTKAYREAIDLLVEDADAYEDKKDELLAAIEEIQPANRPLDTGFYFKETVY, from the coding sequence ATGAAAAAACCAGAATTGCTTGTAACACCATTGACTGTTAACGATATATTGCCCTTAGCAGAAGCGGGTGCAGATGCGTTTGTAGTAGGTGAACAACGATATGGATTAAGACTTGCTGGAGAATTTAATCGGGAAGATGTTAAAAAGGCAATTGAACTTGCTCACAGCAAAGGTAAAAAAGTATATGTAGCCATGAACTCGATTCTTCACAATGAAAAAATTGATGAATTGAGTGAGTATATAAAATTTGTTGCAGACGCCAATGCGGATGCGATTATTTTTGGTGACCCTGCTGTCTTAATGACAGTAAAAGAAGTAGCTCCGGATATGAAGCTTCATTGGGGAACGGAAACTACTGGTACGAACTGGTATACCTGCAATTATTGGGGAAGAAAAGGGGCAAAACGGGCGATCCTAGCACGTGAGATTAACATGGATGCCATTGTTGAAACAAAAGAAAATGCAGAGGTCGAAATTGAAGTGCAGGTTCATGGAATGAGCTGTATGTTCCAGTCCAAGCGTTCCCTTCTCGGTAATTACTATGAATACCAAGGAAAAGTCATGGAAATTGAAAACCGCAAGATGGAAAAAAATATGTTCTTGCATGATAAAGAACGTGGAAACAAATATCCAATCTTCGAAGATGAGAATGGGACTCATATTATGAGCCCAAATGATATTTGTATCATTGATGAGCTTCAAGAGATGATTGAAGCCGGTGTAGATTCTTTTAAAATCGACGGCATCTTAAAAAGCCCGGAATATATTCATGCAGTTACAAAAGCATATCGTGAGGCAATTGATTTACTCGTAGAAGATGCTGATGCATATGAGGATAAAAAAGACGAGTTATTAGCTGCGATCGAAGAAATCCAACCAGCTAACCGTCCATTGGACACAGGATTCTATTTTAAAGAGACAGTTTATTAA